A portion of the Maylandia zebra isolate NMK-2024a linkage group LG9, Mzebra_GT3a, whole genome shotgun sequence genome contains these proteins:
- the LOC143420235 gene encoding kinesin-like protein KIF1B, with the protein MRPGSVVSKKGFLSFVEPRSNSWGKHFVVVRRPYDFIYNSDQDPVERGVLNLSTAQVEYSEDQQAMLKTPNTFAVCTKHGGILLQANNENDMNDWLYAFNPLLAGTIRPCQYSRSSILDQLKAFEGVFMTSENSKLQFPRTCMNSSTAKPQKPNRLIRDLNPGPLTPKVKREKLP; encoded by the exons ATGCGACCAGG ATCTGTTGTGTCCAAGAAGGGTTTTCTAAGCTTCGTGGAGCCTCGCTCTAACTCATGGGGGAAGCATTTTGTGGTTGTTCGCCGGCCCTACGACTTCATCTACAACAGCGACCAGGACCCCGTGGAGCGAGGCGTCCTCAACCTCTCCACAGCACAGGTGGAATACAGCGAAGACCAGCAGGCCATGCTTAAG acGCCCAACACATTTGCAGTGTGCACAAAACATGGAGGCATCCTCCTGCAGGCCAACAACGAGAACGACATGAACGACTGGCTGTACGCTTTTAATCCTCTGCTAGCAGGAACGataag gcCCTGCCAGTACTCTCGctccagcattttggatcagctgaaggcttttgagGGAGTTTTTATGACATCTGAAAATAGCAAATTACAGTTTCCCAGGACTTGCATGAACAGTTCAACAGcaaagccccaaaaaccaaacaggCTCATcagggatttgaacccaggaccgcTTACACCCAAAGTGAAAAGGGAAAAGCTTCCTTAG